Proteins from a single region of Acidovorax sp. NCPPB 3576:
- a CDS encoding 4-oxalocrotonate tautomerase produces MPHIAIHLSGPADAALARRATAAVAEITQNVLGKALPVIATTVQFIAADQWFIGGVSLADLGQAAFHLDISITDETNTKAEKARYLREIHAAFAALVPNLHEVSYIHLIDARAAAYGYGGRSQEWRHQQAGV; encoded by the coding sequence ATGCCCCACATCGCCATCCACCTGTCCGGCCCCGCCGATGCCGCCCTGGCCCGCCGGGCGACCGCCGCCGTCGCCGAGATCACCCAGAACGTGCTGGGCAAGGCCCTGCCCGTGATCGCCACCACGGTGCAGTTCATCGCGGCCGACCAGTGGTTCATCGGCGGCGTCTCGCTGGCCGATTTGGGCCAGGCCGCCTTCCACCTGGACATCAGCATCACCGACGAGACCAACACCAAGGCCGAGAAGGCGCGCTACCTGCGCGAGATCCATGCCGCGTTCGCCGCGCTGGTGCCGAACCTGCACGAGGTGAGCTACATCCACCTGATCGATGCCCGCGCGGCCGCCTACGGCTACGGCGGACGCAGCCAGGAATGGCGGCACCAGCAGGCCGGCGTGTAG